A window of Carassius gibelio isolate Cgi1373 ecotype wild population from Czech Republic chromosome A3, carGib1.2-hapl.c, whole genome shotgun sequence genomic DNA:
GCTCTGGTGTCTCCTGGCAACAATATCCTGGTGCTGCCTGAGTACATGTCACAGACTCCAGCATCAGTGATTTTGTTGCTGGGGGAGACCCCTTGCTCAACAAACATCATCAATTATCTGTAAGTCACCCATGAAGAAAATGTGAGAAGACACTGCAGACTCCCTTTGTCACTCTGTCATGAAAGTTTGCCAATGACAGGAACTATAAATGATGCAAGCATTGCTCCACTCTGTCCTGTTCTCAGTGACCTGGCCCTAAGGAACTGCCTGTTGACCTCAGAGCTTGCTGTGAAAATTGGAGACTATGGCCTCAGCCACAGCAAGTACAAGGTGAGTCTGTGAAGGCTTTTAGGATTGCAGCCACGCTGATCCTATTATTTTGACATTGTCTCATTATTTCTTCTTATTCAGTATCGATAATGCATCTTTTCCCTCTGTTAGGATGACTATTATGTAACAGCAGATCAAATATGGGTTCCTCTACGCTGGATTGCCCCAGAACTGATTGATGAAGTCCATGGCAATCTCTTAGTAGTGGACCAAACCAAGGCCAGCAATGTCTGGTGAGAAATAAATCAGAGAAAAACACTATGTCAGAGGTTCTCTACCTTGAGGTCAAAGGAGATTTATCTTGTATTAAACTTTAACATTAAGGTATTTGGATTATTTTTTCAAGGAGGATAAACCTATTTATAAAATATGCCAAAATATGTGCACTAAAACGTCACTTGGACACAAAGGTATAACAATTAGGATGGTGAATGCAGAACTAGCACTTATTTGGATACTCACTTTGGCTAATGTTTGGCTTATAAGAGATAAGCATGCTTTCAAGGATAACGTTGGGCTTTGATAAGCTTCAGCACAACACACCAGGTCAGCAGACTTTTTGCTATGTTTATGTTGCTATGTTCTAAAAAGAATTTTCTCTGCAGGTCACTAGGTGTGACGATATGGGAGTTGTTTGAACTGGGTAACCAGCCTTACAGGCACTATTCTGATAGGCAGGTTTTAACATATGCTGTAAAGGAACAGCAGCTCAAACTGCCAAAGCCCCTGCTGAAAGTGCCTCTGTGTGAACGCTGGTGAGTCGTCTCACAAATCATAATCATCATGAACCACCCAACCCCATTACATCTGATGGTCGAATTCACCACATCCAAACCAATCAGTGTCCCCATCCAGAGACACACCCACCAATGACTTTTcttttaaatacatgtaaagcAATCAATACCTTCTAACCACAGGGTGCCTCCACCAGTCATTGCCATTTCCTCTGGCAGGAACAATAAATGAATACTCCACAACTCCAGCATGGTCAGTCTTTAATTTGCCCCCTATGTAAGGCCATCATTCATACATTTATCCAGTCCTGGAAGCacatattcattaattttaccCCCACACACTCCAATCATTGTCCATCTAATCAAGAGCAGTCATGCATACAAGTATACCACTCCATTCATCACTGGGTACTAAACAATAAATGACCCTACTTTAAATCTGCAAGGGTACTAGCATACTGTCCATATTTCATATCACAAATGAGTTTCTGGCTATCGTCCATACTAGCATCCATTTTAAGTACCCataaaacaataacataataCAGCATTGATAATAAAGCATTAGAAAACtataatataatttagtttttggCCCTATTCTATTCTAATCCTTTACAATCAACCAattctataatattataaatattagttttatagTCTAAAACATTGGCttttctgttgtgtgtgtgagcaggtatGAGGTAATGCAGTTCTGTTGGCTGCAGCCTGAGCAGAGGCCTGTTGTGGAGGAAGTCCATATACTGCTAGGCTACCTGTGTGCTAAGGGTGCAACTGAGTCTGAGGAGGACTTTGAGAAGTGCTGGAACTCTCTCAGGCCAAGTATGGGCTCCAGCAGCTCCCACAGAACACCTGCACCTGAAGTAGCCTCTTCTGCTTCTTCCTCATTTCCTCTACTTGAACACTTCTCTATGGCAGACAGCTTCCAGTCTGAGAATGGGGATGATATATTGACAGTAACTGAGACCAGCCAGGGTCTCAACTTTGAGTATAAATGGGAGCAAGCACGAGCTGAGCAGCCCTACTGCTCCTCTTCAGCGAGTGGACCATTGGGAAAGAATAATCCCCATTACCAGGATGTGTATTACCCTATAAGTAATTCCACAGATAGTTACAAGGGTGAGAGCCTCCCTCTTGGGGTTTCTCCATCCTATTATGAGTCAGACCATCCAGGTGTGGTTCCAGTGCTAAGTGCACACAGCCCCTCAGTAAGTAGCGAGTACTATATCCGCATTGAGGAGCCAGTTGAGTGCAACATCAGCTTAGGAGACAACAATCTTGATTACAGCCCAAGACTTGAAGCCAGTAACAGTAATTTGTCCTCTACAGGCAGGAGGAGTCCCATTGAGTCCCAGCCAAACACCTACTGGTCAGCAGCTAAAGAACCCATCAGTAATGATTATGGTTATGATTCAGATAGTATCCTAACCATGGAGCCACTCCAAAGAAGACTTCCAAGCTCGGTAGAGATAGACCAGTCAGAAGTTTATTTTTCTTCCAATGACAGGAACAATTTACAGTGTGAACAGTCACCTCAAGCAGGGACAGATGTTCATTTGATAAGAGGGCATGGTTCGAACTTTGATGAGCAGAGAAGAGGGTCGGAAGGCCTCTGCCATAGACTGGAGGTGGTAAAGGAAAGCCCACTTGGAGTTTCCGTCTCTCTTAGTAGTCCCAGCTTGGCACACTGTGACCCATACCTTGAGTCTAAGCAGAGAACTGCAGAAAGAAGTATGGCCGGTGAGGCCTATTATGACATTATGGGCCCCTTACAAAAGAATGTGCCCAGACCCCACTACATGAGTATTGATATTGATGCCGGTGATGGCTTTCTTTTGGGGAGGGAGAGTTCTGATCcagaagatgatgatgatctgTTTTCTCAGAACATGTTAACTAATTGGAACTCCAACCACTCAGCAAACAACAACAGTTTAAGCGATCGTACACAAGCTGTGTGTTTTCGAGATGCATACCTTGATTTACGTCACCCGACACCCTCTTCTCATGTTGGGAATTTGAAATCAAGAGCACTGGAAACAAGAAACAGTTGTACATATAATTCCATCAATTCATTCAAAGACCACTCATACATAGAAGCCACAGATAGTACACCCACCTATAGTAACCCCAACGCTGACTCAGAGGGTGGCGAGTACCTACATTTAAGTCCTGACAGTACTCAGGCTGTTGAATCATCTTCCAGATGTCATTCTGTCACAGAAAGTCAGCATATTCATACATGGCAGAAGAACATTGCTCAAAAACATATCAGAAACAATACATCAGACTTCTGTGTAGGAGGTTGCGGCAGAATTAATCCATCAACTCTTCCATCGGAGCTGGTAGCgactaaagaaaatattttacttgAGACAAGGATGTCCTCTGCACAAAAACTTAAACTTGGGACAGATGATTCTGCTGGAGTGTGTGTAAAAATGGTGTCATGCCCTAAGGATCGGTCTAGGATTGTCTCAGAGTGTAACCATTTGACAGACAGCAGGATGGTCCCCGACAACTCCAGTATCAATTTGGTGGAAATTAATGACTGCAGTGACGTCTGTATGGACATCCCTTCTGGAGTTCTAGCAGATTATCCCTCGGACTATACAGAGGTGGGCAATATTGACCTAACTCATAGAACACTTCAGAGAGACATTGGGGCCAGACACTGCGTGGACACAATTAATCTAGCCTCTAGCAGCAGTCCATGTGAGGCCTTCAGCCCTGATAGTTATCACATACCCATTCAGCCGAAATCCTTAGACAGTGGCTATGAAACAGAGAATAATGAATCCCCAGAGTTTATCTTGAAAGACCTTGAAGGGAATCCAGGACTTAGCACTAGTGTAGAATCAGACGAGTGTGACATGTTGCTCCAGATGGACCTAGATGAAGATGTCAATGTAATGCTCCTGCATCCATCCAGCAGTCATCGACCGCTGAACAGCCTTGGTGAGAGGAATCAGTACAGAGACTCTGCTTATTTTTCTGACTATGACATGGAGAATGACAAGAGCCCTAGTGAAGGAGTCCACATGTTCTTCAGCTGCCAAGATGAGGATGATGTCTTTGAAATCAAAGCAGAAAAGGAGGACTCAGAAAATAAATTTGGGAGAGAGGGACGTAACATGGAGAGTGAGAAGGGACATGACATATCTGTGCCAAAGGACAACAATGCAGCCCTTAATGCTAAACAATTGGGTCTTAAAAAGACAAGCCAAAATCTGTGTTCGTCACCTGCATTGGTTCCAGTGATTTCCATGCTTTCACCCTTTCCTCCGGAGATGGGGGGTTGCTTGACCAAGGAGTCTACTCCGGATGATGGTATTGGGCTGGAATCTGATCACTCTGGAGAGGAACCAAACTCTGAATGCTACTCTTCCACAGAGTCTGAAGGGTCTTCCTCAACACAGGAGGCCTCGGGTGTGGTGGAGCACGCTAATGCAGTTACCAGAGATTTTTCCTCAGCAGAGTCACTAGGCTCAGACTCTACCATAGTAGATTTAAGTGGGGAGGTGATCCAAGCAGAGGAGCAAGAAGCCTGTAACAAACTGGACAATCTGGGGCAACGGATTGGAAACAACGAGGAAAAGGATGAATCAGTGGAAGAACATGGCATAGGTTCAGCACTTTCAAAACCAAAGCGTGATGTACCATTGGAGAATATTCTTCCAGCCTTGCCAGAAGATCTAGATATTCCAGCTCCACAGGGGAACGGAGAGGAGGCGGATGAGGAAGATTCAGAGGATAGTGATGAGTCTGATGAAGAACTTCGTAGCTACAACATACAGGAGCAGAGTGATGAGAGCGATGAAGAGTTCCCTGTGGTGCCTGTCGTTGTGAGCGATCGCAGCAGTGCACGGCATCTACGCAGCCTCCTCAAAATGCCCTCCATACTTACACAGTCCTTCTGCGATGAGCTGGAGAGCAAGAAAAAAGCGGTGTCATTCTTTGATGATGTTACTGTGTTTCTATTCGATCAGGTTTGTAGAATTATCTCTTGTAGTATTGAGATACTGCATTAAGTAgaatttaatgttcattttatttcagaaaaatactTTGTTCTGTGCAGTGCCAGTGTCACTCACAGCCTGTGTCTTGCTGTGTATCGACTCAGGAGAGCCCCACGGGTGAGCTTGGGGACTACAGTTTTCCTGTGGAGGGAGAAACCAATTGGAAGGCTTCAGAGGTGGCGCTGCCATGTTCCCAGGATAGGGATATTGCCCCTGAGGATTCACCAGGAAGGAATGTCTCAGAAGAAAGTGAGTGTTCAATAACAATTCCTTTATAGATGTATAATACTTTATTTCATGGGTAGTACCTCTTGTTTAGTGACATTTCACAAGCCTCTCACACTAAATAGGCGGGGCATTTCAGTGGCAAGATGATTTTCCATTAATGCAAAGCCCTTCAACATCAGAACCTGGCTTTGAAGAGATCGCTTCAGCACCCAACTCTCCTGCCAAATCTCCAGATGTAACACCAGCACCTCCGCTTTCCCGATTTAGTGTCTCTCGTTTCTCCATTACGCATGTGTCTGACTCTGACATGGACTCCATTGGAGGTCAGTTCTGCTAACATAAAGACATGGTTGATACAGCTTAGAAACTTTAGGTGCTAGATCTAATGCTTTTAGGTTTGAGTTTGTTGCTATATGCAGGGTTGACATTGAAAGTTAACTAGCTGTCTCTTTTTGTCACACAGGTAAAAGTGAGAATGAAGCCCAGGAGTGAAGGGGTCATTAACCCAGGTGTTTAGAAACTGTATCATTTGGTCTCCTCAGACCCTGGGCTCTCCTGAATCActatatttttgttcttttaaacgTGCTGGACAAAAGGGTCCTGTAAACCTGATATGCTGTTTGGAAACAGTGCCTCATACTGTAATGGATTAGCCTGTCCCTCCCTTGACAGATGGTTGTTGAGTGACAGATTTTTGAAGAGAAAGTTATAAGTACAGAAAAAGAGATCTCTATATAACACATCATATTTATTATCGACGTATAAGAACATGAGGTATGATGTTTATAACTTATTTGCACAATTCAGTATCATGCTGAAATCATCCTTTTTTACACATAACTTGTAGAAAACAATATAGATACAAGGTTGCTCTCCTCATTTGCTTGTCATGCCCCATATTTTCAATATCTGTTTTAGAGTCTGAAAGATCTGTCATagtgctttacatttttctggttgacCCAATGAGCTGCATAAAATAATTACAAGATGTTCTGCCCTCATAAACGAAAGATCCACATTTATTACTGAGGGTGACAAAAATGATTTACATTGAGTGATAAAAgtgatattttctatatttgactTTAGCTCAGGGGTGTTAAGGACATGGTACAAAATTAGattatattaacaatataaaCCATCACACTTAAAAGTCTTCAACAtggttttacttttttgtttttttttacgctGAAGAACATTTTTACTACCTGCACTTTCGTTATTGACTCAAGATATCTTACCAAAATTAGTACTTCACCAAAATtatcaaaaatgcattttaaccaTTAACTCATTAATACATCTTCTATTTAAATCTCCCAAATATTTTACAGATGACCGATATATTAAAGTACTTGTTTGTACTGAGAAGCAATGAAAGTATTGCAGACCAGATAATAAACCAGCCATTTTCCTTCAACTAGTATGGTAGCATGCATATTTATGATGGCTCACAAATGGGTCATTCCTGTTATGCCGCAATTCAAACTTAGACATTCAGAAATATCAGGCacttaaacactttaaaaaaagctTGTGCTACATTCTGAGTGATCTGAAGTCGTCAACTTAATTTGAGAAATAGAAgaatttaagttatttaaaaagatACATCCAAAGTTTGCTATGGCACAGAGATCACCTTTCGTAATGCTTCTTGACTGCAACTTTTGGATGTTTTCATGAGTGCAAGGTTTCACTGTTATATAGTTAAAATAAACGATTATAAAAGCGatttgtctgtttttcacgtaAAACTGTATGACTTCTGAGGAATTAAATAAGCTACATTTATGATACATGTATGGTGCTTTTGCCATATTTGGAGCTGTAGCTCAGACATTCAATTCTTTGTGTTccaaaacttgaatttaatttatcATCCAGTATGACATATGATAGGGGCATGAAAATGCTGGTACTGGGGGTGATAAGTTTACTGGTGCTTGTAAGGATCAGAACTTTAGGAAGTCTATCACAGCAGTCGGTCTCGGGCATGAAGAAGTTTTGCTTTGAATCCGAGTGCTACAGGAACTGATTTCAGGAAGAAACCAGTGGGTTATCAAAGTCACAGCTGTATACTTTACACCTGTGGCACTCAAAGACACATAAACAAGTTAAAGAAGGAAGAGTGCCCATCTCGCCTGTGAACAAAATGTGTTACAAACAATAATGGCAGCTCGTGCAGATCTGATCCTTCATCTGTGATGATGCCTTGTTTCAGAagtgttatttttgttaaatccaATAACAAATAGATGTACTACAAAAAATGTACTACAAAACAGTTCAGATGGTCCAGATGGCATGTGGGCCTTGTGTTTCTACAAGTCTCTCTCAGTATATTTTGTCTTTTGCCCTTATATGATCGGAGGTGTTACACCGAGGCAAGTTACGACCTGTTTTTCACGATGATCTGTTTAAATGTAACGTACAGCTGTACCTGTCATACTCTGCCTTGAATCACTGGAGCCCATACACATTTGTGTCAATACTGTTAGTCACAATCACTGCACTTGTACCCTCGCTTTCTCGCTGTATGCCTTTCAAGAGTTTTATACTGTGCTAAACTTTGCAGCAGTAGATACTTTTTTCATTCAGAACATCAGTGCTTCAGTCGGCTGGTTGTGGTTGTCAAAGAAAGGTCAAATGAAAGTGAACTGAATGTAGCTTTGAAGGGAGAAGTCTGTTGTTACTGCCTCATAGCTGTCGAACCGTATGTCCTCATGCCTTCTGTATTATtctaaaaataaactaaactataGTTTGTCCTTGTGCCTGTGCCTATATGCATGCGTTTATCTGAGACCACTAGTCAAAAtgcttgttttgctttttttatttttttatttaatacatgaaaagatttatatttcagggTTTCTGTTGGGTTTAATCAGTGAAATTAAAGACTTTTCAAGACTATTAGAATTTGAATTTATGACCTACACGAATTACGATAAATAACTTCAGTCATTCAAATTcctttcaaaaaaatgtttttttttaatttttttgactttcattgaaagtaacaagtttattatttaaagagttattctattatttcttaagattaagaaactgaagccttcaccttctttttcttgagtatcaagaacacaggaacacttaacaattgtaacattgtaaagtaaCAATTATTTAtggcattactttccaaaataacaagtgttattggtgtttggtcacagtattcaacacccacacccagggccgtagctggggtttgcagggccccggtgaaggtggtaccagtgggccctgtttgacatagtttaatttgtatgttcgttcatttttatttatttttgccatttacaCAATGttgaagtttttttcaagtttgtaagtgtccaggtacagaaaacgaataattaaatgtaaaatagcactgtatattctttaatgtaaaaatgaaatatacaatcaaaccaaaatttattcagagaccttcaacatttctcactttATTACAGTTGATttgctattgcttctaaaatggttataaaatatgacaagaatttagatttaaactctgtcagaacaaattcatcttgataatgtcataacttgAAATGTATACGTAATGTGAGTTGGTACCTTTTTTAATcgtgtgagttggtaccttgccgaaatcgcacagaaatcgcaaagtgtatgcccgccttaactggggaaaaaaagttttttcgagcatactttccaaggtgggtattttgacatattttgtatgtatttgtcggcacaagagcaaaaagaagcaaattcggtgtacaagcattttgagacgcctttctctgcctGAGCCCTGAACACCctggtactgaattgggctctttcacatcttttcgTTTGTTCAGAACTGCGATtagtatttgttcgttcatgtgcaggagggaccgtccgtgatacgcgtctctctctctctccgcaccgaacacagcgcgagagtaaccagctactcagttcagcttttccgtgtcttgtgtttggatgcttgataCCGATTGTTAGCGACGGGCTTCAGCCAGCTACTAAACACACCGTTTTCGAGCCATAGATCGTTAAAGGTACATTTTCCCATTGTGAGAGCCAGGATGATTTCAATTAAGCTAAGCTTAAGCTTTCTGTGAAAGTCCTTCTGACAAGTCTGTATGCTGCCGCATGGACCTTGTAGTTCTGGAACGCTGTGATACCACCCAGATTCCTCATACAGAACTACAACAGGTGAAACAAATGAATGCCATTGCCTCTGCGAGGGCATTTTGATGGAAGAACAAATCAATGGACAAGCATATCAATTTAAGACGTGGCTAAATGATTTTATGACATTGTATGGAAAATCCGgacgtttttatgactttttatggccttaattcttattgttaaatttatgactttttatgaccCCGTGGAAACTCCGACATTTAGAAAATGTTATGAGGCAGAAGTTTAATggaaaattaatatgaaaatcaGATTGTCTAATGTTTCCTTcatttgctttaatgacagcagcatTCAAACTACACAAGTTTGTCAGAAACCttatgttctccagcatgatttgatGATCCAAAGAACAGCTTGAGGTTAAATGAAAGTTAAAACACAAAAAATCCCTATATAATCTGAAAGTGTGGCAGTTtacatttgcttttttatttcagaaaagACGAGAATGTCCACATACATTTGCAGTTCTCCATAAATAAGAATAAACCCCAAAggccaaaacaaaaataaaactggttTTAAAGCTGATCAGACAAAAAATCGTTTTTTCCCCGCCTTCTTTGCATGATCCACAGTAGATGCCCTAATATAAAACATGCAATACCTATCAGTATCTAAACTGGCTGATATTGTATTTTCCTGCAACATTTAGAAAATCAGTTGTTAGATCTACTGCTCTACAGCTTTTCAGTCCCTCAAACAGAAAactaaccaaaaaataaaaatttacagaacttgcaatttaattattttcactATTATTCAACAAGTCTATATTTGATACTCAATAAGCGATATTGCTCAGTATGTGGAAAAGCAAAAGCAGCACGTGAAGACAAATAAacccccttatatatatatatatctataacaGTCATTGAAATTTCTAAGaacaaaaaaagtacagtaaaaacaaataaaagtacaaaaatcaAATGGAACAACAAAATATCACGTAAAAGCATTACACCAGTGGAGGTACAGTTATTCAGAATCGCAGTGAGCACAAAACAGCAGGAAAAGGCACAGCTGCTTGCATGAGAAATTGCACTATGTATTGAATCTAAAATACTGTACAGATCTCTGCAAAGACAGAGAATTCATAGAGGCGTCACTAGAACTTTAGCAAAGCACTGTGGTGGGTTTAATATGCAGTGACCACAGCATCAGGACCCCTGTGAAGAGGTTTCATCAGCTTTCTGAAATGACTGATAGAGGCATGTGCCACAAAACATTTATAACTAACAGAAAAAGAAAGGCTTCCCTATAGAACTGCAGTTATAGAAATAATATCTACCAAATTactcacttttattattatttttttttacattttcacattcaTTCAAGTAAAAGATCTCATATTTACACAATCAAGCATAAACTTTCcctccaaaaaacaacaacaaaaacacagtcaTTATTTCGTTTGTGCCCGATTTGTTAACATGAAGAAAACCATTTAGAAAAGCTGTTAACTTTGAAATACATGAATTGGTGTATACAAATACAGTTAATTATGTAGCTACAGAGTTAAGATCATTATTCTAATCCTTTCAGGACACAATAAGCTCTATCCTCCGTGCCCTGTGGGCTCTGACTCCACATGCTGTTGCAATGACACATACAGAACAGAAGAGGGCGACAAAGTGCACAGGTCACTGCATGGCCCCTCTAGTAGTAGAGAGGCGCGGATCTGCCGTCCATGATGCTTGGCCTGAGGTAGACCTCCAGGGAACGGTCACTAGATGGAGAGGGGGGTGGAAAACAAACAATCAGTACGCCAAACAATACGGCCTGCGCTAGTGACCCACTGAACTCTACGACACAAAAACAGCTTAAAGTCTACTGTACTATGATTTGGGATATAGAAGAAAAGTACTGCTGAAAGGCATACGGTGATTCATTTGACATATACTTATGAACAGGTATCTGGAGAAGAGTATATGAAGGGTGTTTGGAGCAAGCATGCAAATGGAACAAGACACCAGTTACTTCTGTCAGCATTGATAGATGCATGCAAGAGTTAGATTCGGGGTTACCTCCAGCGCCAACACCATTTCCTGGCAACATATGACCTCTCTGGCTGGTACGGACTACAGCTCACACACAAAAACCAACCAGAGAGGCAGGTGGCGGTATGAGACGAAACAGTTGTGAAGCCCTACTGCCCGTTAAAGCCGCACAGCGAATGAGAGtcgaaaacaaaccaaaacaaaagaataaaagaaagggCATGATTGGTTTGGGTGAGCAGCAATGGTGAGGCAGGTGACTTACGGAGGTCCTGCAACACTCAGAACCGGGACATTTCAGGACCCAAACTGGAAAGTAAAGAGAGTCCAGGGGTTTGTACCTGAGAGCTCAGCTCAGACCCAGGTTATGCATGGCTACATTTCCACCGCATTCACATGACACATGTTAGTGTTGCGCACGATGACCGTACTGTAGGTTACTTGCTCTGTGACATggcgctttttttttttggactgctcATGGATGACGTCACAATTTTATGCTCGTAGATGAGTCAATAACGCACTTCTAGAAATGACATGGGTTCAAAATATAGTGCAAAATGAAAGGTCTGCCAATAGCAGTTTGGTTAGGAGTTCCAATTAGTACAGAGAGATGTGTATGGAAAACATTGAACTCTTGAAGAGCACATTTAAATTTCAAATCCTTCACAGTTCTTTATATAAAATGCATGCTTATAAAACTGACTTGTCTTATACATCTCAAATAGATCAGATCTTAGAAGATAAGAAGAAGAGGCAAGGCAAGCACAGACATAAACATGGACCATTCACGTATTCAAACAGACATGACGTCATGAtgcacaaaatacacaaacattacgCTAGATTAGAACTGTGTGCTCTTCAGGTTCGT
This region includes:
- the LOC127953218 gene encoding serine/threonine-protein kinase LMTK1 isoform X3, which translates into the protein MRRMKASVFVAVMSSVLFNPSFAFSSHFDTGGSPLSELSWPSSLAVVAVSFSGLFTFVFLMLACLCCKKGDISFKELENMEGEEGQADLSTLASPSSQNDPEVYILPLTEVSLHVSKQPSKSFQLLKSTDLGRHSLLYIKEMGQGWFGKVLLGEVNVGLSTTQVVVKELKASASVQEQMQFLEEVQPYRLLQHSALLQCLSQCSDVTPYLLVMEHCPLGDVKGYLRSCRAAESVTPDPLILQRMACEIASGLLYLHKHNYIHSDLALRNCLLTSELAVKIGDYGLSHSKYKDDYYVTADQIWVPLRWIAPELIDEVHGNLLVVDQTKASNVWSLGVTIWELFELGNQPYRHYSDRQVLTYAVKEQQLKLPKPLLKVPLCERWYEVMQFCWLQPEQRPVVEEVHILLGYLCAKGATESEEDFEKCWNSLRPSMGSSSSHRTPAPEVASSASSSFPLLEHFSMADSFQSENGDDILTVTETSQGLNFEYKWEQARAEQPYCSSSASGPLGKNNPHYQDVYYPISNSTDSYKGESLPLGVSPSYYESDHPGVVPVLSAHSPSVSSEYYIRIEEPVECNISLGDNNLDYSPRLEASNSNLSSTGRRSPIESQPNTYWSAAKEPISNDYGYDSDSILTMEPLQRRLPSSVEIDQSEVYFSSNDRNNLQCEQSPQAGTDVHLIRGHGSNFDEQRRGSEGLCHRLEVVKESPLGVSVSLSSPSLAHCDPYLESKQRTAERSMAGEAYYDIMGPLQKNVPRPHYMSIDIDAGDGFLLGRESSDPEDDDDLFSQNMLTNWNSNHSANNNSLSDRTQAVCFRDAYLDLRHPTPSSHVGNLKSRALETRNSCTYNSINSFKDHSYIEATDSTPTYSNPNADSEGGEYLHLSPDSTQAVESSSRCHSVTESQHIHTWQKNIAQKHIRNNTSDFCVGGCGRINPSTLPSELVATKENILLETRMSSAQKLKLGTDDSAGVCVKMVSCPKDRSRIVSECNHLTDSRMVPDNSSINLVEINDCSDVCMDIPSGVLADYPSDYTEVGNIDLTHRTLQRDIGARHCVDTINLASSSSPCEAFSPDSYHIPIQPKSLDSGYETENNESPEFILKDLEGNPGLSTSVESDECDMLLQMDLDEDVNVMLLHPSSSHRPLNSLGERNQYRDSAYFSDYDMENDKSPSEGVHMFFSCQDEDDVFEIKAEKEDSENKFGREGRNMESEKGHDISVPKDNNAALNAKQLGLKKTSQNLCSSPALVPVISMLSPFPPEMGGCLTKESTPDDGIGLESDHSGEEPNSECYSSTESEGSSSTQEASGVVEHANAVTRDFSSAESLGSDSTIVDLSGEVIQAEEQEACNKLDNLGQRIGNNEEKDESVEEHGIGSALSKPKRDVPLENILPALPEDLDIPAPQGNGEEADEEDSEDSDESDEELRSYNIQEQSDESDEEFPVVPVVVSDRSSARHLRSLLKMPSILTQSFCDELESKKKAVSFFDDVTVFLFDQCQCHSQPVSCCVSTQESPTGELGDYSFPVEGETNWKASEVALPCSQDRDIAPEDSPGRNVSEEKPGFEEIASAPNSPAKSPDVTPAPPLSRFSVSRFSITHVSDSDMDSIGGKSENEAQE
- the LOC127953218 gene encoding serine/threonine-protein kinase LMTK1 isoform X5, with protein sequence MNIDMENRRIQLLKSTDLGRHSLLYIKEMGQGWFGKVLLGEVNVGLSTTQVVVKELKASASVQEQMQFLEEVQPYRLLQHSALLQCLSQCSDVTPYLLVMEHCPLGDVKGYLRSCRAAESVTPDPLILQRMACEIASGLLYLHKHNYIHSDLALRNCLLTSELAVKIGDYGLSHSKYKDDYYVTADQIWVPLRWIAPELIDEVHGNLLVVDQTKASNVWSLGVTIWELFELGNQPYRHYSDRQVLTYAVKEQQLKLPKPLLKVPLCERWYEVMQFCWLQPEQRPVVEEVHILLGYLCAKGATESEEDFEKCWNSLRPSMGSSSSHRTPAPEVASSASSSFPLLEHFSMADSFQSENGDDILTVTETSQGLNFEYKWEQARAEQPYCSSSASGPLGKNNPHYQDVYYPISNSTDSYKGESLPLGVSPSYYESDHPGVVPVLSAHSPSVSSEYYIRIEEPVECNISLGDNNLDYSPRLEASNSNLSSTGRRSPIESQPNTYWSAAKEPISNDYGYDSDSILTMEPLQRRLPSSVEIDQSEVYFSSNDRNNLQCEQSPQAGTDVHLIRGHGSNFDEQRRGSEGLCHRLEVVKESPLGVSVSLSSPSLAHCDPYLESKQRTAERSMAGEAYYDIMGPLQKNVPRPHYMSIDIDAGDGFLLGRESSDPEDDDDLFSQNMLTNWNSNHSANNNSLSDRTQAVCFRDAYLDLRHPTPSSHVGNLKSRALETRNSCTYNSINSFKDHSYIEATDSTPTYSNPNADSEGGEYLHLSPDSTQAVESSSRCHSVTESQHIHTWQKNIAQKHIRNNTSDFCVGGCGRINPSTLPSELVATKENILLETRMSSAQKLKLGTDDSAGVCVKMVSCPKDRSRIVSECNHLTDSRMVPDNSSINLVEINDCSDVCMDIPSGVLADYPSDYTEVGNIDLTHRTLQRDIGARHCVDTINLASSSSPCEAFSPDSYHIPIQPKSLDSGYETENNESPEFILKDLEGNPGLSTSVESDECDMLLQMDLDEDVNVMLLHPSSSHRPLNSLGERNQYRDSAYFSDYDMENDKSPSEGVHMFFSCQDEDDVFEIKAEKEDSENKFGREGRNMESEKGHDISVPKDNNAALNAKQLGLKKTSQNLCSSPALVPVISMLSPFPPEMGGCLTKESTPDDGIGLESDHSGEEPNSECYSSTESEGSSSTQEASGVVEHANAVTRDFSSAESLGSDSTIVDLSGEVIQAEEQEACNKLDNLGQRIGNNEEKDESVEEHGIGSALSKPKRDVPLENILPALPEDLDIPAPQGNGEEADEEDSEDSDESDEELRSYNIQEQSDESDEEFPVVPVVVSDRSSARHLRSLLKMPSILTQSFCDELESKKKAVSFFDDVTVFLFDQCQCHSQPVSCCVSTQESPTGELGDYSFPVEGETNWKASEVALPCSQDRDIAPEDSPGRNVSEESGAFQWQDDFPLMQSPSTSEPGFEEIASAPNSPAKSPDVTPAPPLSRFSVSRFSITHVSDSDMDSIGGKSENEAQE